From Deltaproteobacteria bacterium:
ACTTGCAAAGGATATCGGTGTAAAGTATCAATCCATTGCCCAATGGGAAAAGGGTGCAACCAGCCCTTCAGTTGATAATGTAGGTAAGCTCTCTGTCAGGTTTGGTGTCCACCCCACATGGCTATGGTCAGGCCAGGGACCGAAGCATATTATAAATAAACTATCTTCCCATGATCAGGAATACGTTGATAAGTTAATATCCATACTGAAAAGCAAAAATCAACAGGCAATCAATAGCATCAAGACAAATGTTGATGTTAATTTAAAGTATTGCTCTGACTGATATTCTCCCTTACTGGTGTTGATTAGCAATATAAACCTGCCGGGCTTGTCACTCCCCCCCAAAAAAGGTATTAATAAACCAGTACCCCGTAATCTGTAATTTGCATTTACAATCCGCAATCCGAAATTGGTAAGCTTGCAACAAGATCTTATGTATTTACAAAAAAGTTTGCTTTATGTATAAATGAATAATCAATATTTCGGGGGAAAGAGAAATGGGAAAGGAAATGAAATAAGGAAAAGTCAGAAAGCCCGGTCCGGCAACGGATTCGGGCTTTTTTTGATATAAACTGGATAAGTGAAATCCGGCGATATACAGTTTCTTGATATCATGCAAATTATAATGATATCAAGAAGGAGGATATTTGAAAAATAAGTGTTTTTTTGATGAGTAACATCATATGTGGGCGAGTGCGTCATTTTGGCGGTGAATTAGAGAAAACTTTAGACTAACTGGTTATATTTTAAGAAACTCAACTATGCCTATAAAAGAAATCACTCCCATTAGCCCGCCAATAAACACTGCAAGGAGGTCTTTCCAATGAATCCCACAATCAACTATTTGGCCTCCAGTTTTATCGGTGTAGTTTTTGGTTGTATCATTTCTCTCTACATCTATAGAAATGGGCAGTACAAAACAGCTAAGTTTGACCTCATAGAGCATGTCAGGATCATGATCCATTCCATCAGATTCATGAAGCAAGGAAATAACCCTGTCTTCACTACATTTCAGGATAATATTGTGAGTATTCAAGTTAAATTCATGAAACTCCATAATGCTACTATATCGCGCTGCAAAAGGACCTCTCTCAGCAAAGCATGGTGTGACCTCGTAGGTCATGATAAAAATAAATGCACACGTCCAGGCATAGAAAACATGAAATTCCCGGAAAAGGAAGAAGATGCCGTGAACAGACTTTCCGATTTTTTGAAAGCTGTGGAGAAAATATAACCCAACACTGCACCCTACCACTTGTGCATTGCTTGAATCGAACGGGTTTAATGTTTTGGCGATATTGCCGTAAATCAGCTTTAGCCTGCGTAATACGTGGAAGGTGAGCTTCATCGTTATAGCCTAAAAACAAAATGGAAAAAATATACCCAGAATTAAAACCTAAAGAGCGAATTGAAGCAATTGTAGAAAACTATATTTACCCAGTGGTTGTCGATCATGGCTTTCGCTTTGTAAGATCTGGTATAAGCCTCAAAAAAGATATTAAAGATTTCTCTTATGAAATTTACTTTTCACGAAATCATAGAAATGTAGATGATATAGTATGCGCTTTTGATGTGCATGCTTTTGTTCGAGGGTCTGGCTATAGCAAGTGGTATAAGAATATTTACAATAAAAAATTAGAAA
This genomic window contains:
- a CDS encoding helix-turn-helix domain-containing protein, which codes for MSDGTKKERGERIEALRREAGLTLEALAKDIGVKYQSIAQWEKGATSPSVDNVGKLSVRFGVHPTWLWSGQGPKHIINKLSSHDQEYVDKLISILKSKNQQAINSIKTNVDVNLKYCSD